The genomic DNA ATCGCCACATCGACCCAAGGCAAATGAGCAGGATAAGTTTGCCGAAATTGCCAGGCCGTGAGAATTAGAACTGATGCGAAAAATCCCCAGCCCACGACAGAACTGGCTCGGATCCCCGATTTGTAATCCGCCGCATACAATGGCTTCCAGGGAGGAGTGAACAGCTCATCAAATTGACGAGAACGCAAAAGCCAGACGAGTATCAGGCTGGAAAGATAGGCAATTACAAATCCAGAAATGCCGTAAATGGCAAGCTGAGTGAGAATCTCGGGATCACTCACAGAGAGAGTTTCCACATCTGAATTCGATATTTGAGAAATGACCCAGATTCCAGACACGTTTGATCCCTTCGACAATTTAAACAATATGACACCATTGCAGCGGACATGCTCGCAGATTGCAAGTCTTTGTCTACAAAGATGTTACTGAAAACAAATTGCGATGAATCAATCATTATCCCGCGTTGATTCCCTGTAATATTTTTCTATTTCGGCAAAATTCTTACCAGAAATTTGAGCGATAACCCCGGAATTTTCGTTTTCTACAGTGTTACATAATGAAAAAATTGTTTGAAAGCGGAAGGACGAACTTACAAGGAGGAGGACCATGAGTATTAATAAGCTGAGCAATCAAAATCGAATCCTCAGAACAATCAATCGAGGATTAGCTTGGGCGATTGGAATTCCTGCAGCCTGGCTGGTGGTGTCGAGCAGTTATCAGTTCCAGCAGGGCTGGTCAGAAATAGAGTTTCTGATTGGATACCTGCTCCTGTACGCGGCTCTGGCAACCGGCTCGATGATTGTCCGCACGCCCTCCAGCGAATTGCCTTCAGTCACATTCTGGTGCGTCTGCGTTTTCCCGCTGGTGGGACTGGCCCGTCTGGCTGGATTGTTGCTTCATAGTGAATACTCCACCGGAGTTGAGCCCTCCTTCACCGGGACATTGCTCGCGATGACCTTGGGAACAATTTCACTCTTTGTCTTTATGAAGTGGGAAGAACGAAAAGACCTGCAGACGATGGGACCGTATCTGGATAACAATGCTGATGTACGATATGTCACGCTTCAGAAAGTTCCCACTGTTTCGCAGTCAGCGATGCAGGAAGAAGCGAATCTGTGGTAGGCAGTAATCAATAACCATAGTCAATCATTTTTGAACCACGGATGGACTCAGATTTTCACGGATTCAATAGAGTTTGGACATCAACAAGGAACTCATCAATAAGAATGTCTGACAAATCAGTAAAAATCGTGGTTAGAAATATTATTTCACTTGGGTGGCGGGGGCGCTCTCGAAGAGAAGCCCCCGAAACTCATATTCCCGGGGGCTTCCGCTAACGCGGAGCGCCCCCGCCACCCTTAATTAAACACTCTCAGTTAAGACGATTTCGTCAGGCAATGCCAGACCTACGGCTGAAAATTAAAAGTCCCCTCACCAATAAAGTGAGGGGACTTACCCTATTCATTTACCGACGAGCTTTCTCATACTTCATGGGCAACCAGGCCCCATTTTCTTTGCTGCTGGCGACGCACTGCTGAATGAAGTACATCCCCTCTGCTCCGTCGTAGACATTGGGATAAATCGTATCCTTCTTCTCAAATTCTTTGCCTTCTGCTCGCAAGACCATCGCGTCGTAAGCGAAGCGGTAGACATTCGCGAAAGCTTCAAAGAAGGCTTCGGGATGTCCAGCAGGCAGTCGACATGAAGAAGCGGCGAGGGGAGTCATGAAAGGTGCGTTTGGATCGCGGGTGTAAATCTTATGAGGCTGCCCGTTTTCACGGACGATCATCTCATTCGGATTTTCCTGTTTCCACTGCAGCGCCTTCTTGGTTCCATCGACTTCAATGAACAAATCATTTTCGCGACCATGAGAAATCTGCGAAGCAGTCACAGTCATCAAGCCACCGTTTTCCATGCGGATGACCGCATGACCATAATCATCCAAGGCGCGACCTTCGACCATCGATTTCAAATGGCAGGAAACTTCTTCCGGGAATAAGCCGGTCATGTAGCGACCCAGGTTATAGGCATGAGTTCCGATATCGCCAAAAGCACCTGCAGCTCCCGATTTTGAGGGATCGGTTCGCCAGGCCGCTTGTTTCTGATCGGAATCTTCCAGCTTGGTTCGCAGCCAGCCCTGAATGTAGTTGGAGCGAATCGCCTGAATCTCTCCCAGTTCACCAGAGAGAATCATTTCGCGAGCCTGCCGCACGAGCGGATAGCCTGTGTAGTTATGAGAGACAGCAAACACCGCTCCCGATTTTTCCACTGCGGCTACCATTTCTTCTGCCTGAGCAAAATCGAAGGTCATTGGTTTATCGCAAATCACATTGATCCCCGCCTCCAAGGCACATTTGGCAATCGGAAAGTGGGTATGATTCGGCGTGGCCACACTGACAAAATCAATCCGTTCGCCTTCTGGCAACTTCATTTCCTTTTCAACCATCTCATCATAGCTGCCGTAGGCGCGTTCTTCGGAGATGTCGTAAGCGGGTGCAGAGGCTTTCGCTTTTTCCGGATTCGAAGACAAAGCCCCGGCAACCAGCGCGGCTCGATTATCGAGCACTGCTGCGGTGGCATGCACACGACCAATAAAAGATCCCTGGCCTCCGCCACACAGGGCCATCCGAAGTTTACGATTGAGCGAGCCGTTTGTAGTTTCCATGATGTCCTCGTAGATAATGTTTAAGACATGCCGTCAGTCAATTTTGGGCAGATTGATACCCCAAGTGAAACGATTGGTGAATTCAGGCAGAATATCTTTGATTGGATGGGATCACAACCGTTGAAATGCCTGAGGAGGGTCAAAGAAGACTGGCGGGAGTGATTTCGATCGCGTAAACTATCGTTGAGCAATCGCTCATCTCAATCACATCAACATTGCGGGAAGATGACATCTTCGGAGGAATGATCAAATGGGAAAATCAGAATCGTCACGTATGGCCTGGTTTGTTTGTGGAGTGATGGGAGGTCTGATGATCTCTTACTTCTGGCCGAGCGAAGTCGCGATGGCCAATACGGATCGTGACAGCGATGCCAAGTTTGCAATTGTCACCGTCCCTGTCGGCCTGACAGCAGGCGATGCCGTCTTCGTACTGGACTTCCTCACTGGTCGGCTTTACGGAGCCAG from Rubinisphaera italica includes the following:
- a CDS encoding Gfo/Idh/MocA family protein; amino-acid sequence: METTNGSLNRKLRMALCGGGQGSFIGRVHATAAVLDNRAALVAGALSSNPEKAKASAPAYDISEERAYGSYDEMVEKEMKLPEGERIDFVSVATPNHTHFPIAKCALEAGINVICDKPMTFDFAQAEEMVAAVEKSGAVFAVSHNYTGYPLVRQAREMILSGELGEIQAIRSNYIQGWLRTKLEDSDQKQAAWRTDPSKSGAAGAFGDIGTHAYNLGRYMTGLFPEEVSCHLKSMVEGRALDDYGHAVIRMENGGLMTVTASQISHGRENDLFIEVDGTKKALQWKQENPNEMIVRENGQPHKIYTRDPNAPFMTPLAASSCRLPAGHPEAFFEAFANVYRFAYDAMVLRAEGKEFEKKDTIYPNVYDGAEGMYFIQQCVASSKENGAWLPMKYEKARR